In Geobacter sp., a single window of DNA contains:
- a CDS encoding RluA family pseudouridine synthase, giving the protein MILQAIVGSEQAGLRLDDGLKALFPQLSKTEIRRLLDWGSCTVNLSLVRVASRTLHSGDTIALGLIEKERCIDLAYIPTDMLYEDMDYLAVNKGVGINSQRTPYQLKGTAEYAVECYLRTHGSKEQARIVHRLDRGTSGVLFFPKHKRAATHISAELKAGRVTKVYWAVVAGHPKEESWTISEPIGKLNKFRYGVISPGKESTTEFRVIVKGETSTLVEARPLTGRTHQIRVHLSHCGLPIIGDTSYGGPQASRMMLHCRTMAFNGLHNKPVSATAPVDTLFRDLCRELGIAADLDVF; this is encoded by the coding sequence TTGATACTCCAGGCAATAGTCGGTTCCGAGCAGGCAGGGTTGCGTCTTGACGATGGACTCAAAGCTCTCTTCCCACAACTCTCCAAAACCGAAATCCGTCGCCTCCTCGACTGGGGAAGTTGCACGGTCAATCTCTCACTAGTTCGCGTGGCCTCGCGCACCCTGCATTCGGGTGATACCATAGCCCTCGGTCTGATCGAGAAGGAACGCTGCATTGATCTTGCCTATATTCCCACTGATATGCTCTACGAGGATATGGATTACCTTGCAGTCAACAAGGGGGTGGGGATAAACAGCCAGCGGACCCCATATCAGCTGAAGGGAACCGCCGAGTATGCCGTGGAATGCTATCTCCGCACGCACGGGTCCAAAGAACAGGCACGGATTGTCCATCGTCTTGACCGGGGCACCTCGGGAGTGCTGTTCTTCCCCAAGCATAAACGTGCGGCTACCCATATCTCCGCAGAGCTGAAAGCTGGCAGGGTGACCAAGGTTTACTGGGCGGTAGTGGCTGGTCACCCCAAAGAGGAGTCGTGGACCATCTCGGAACCGATCGGCAAACTCAACAAATTCCGCTACGGCGTAATCTCCCCTGGTAAGGAGTCGACGACCGAGTTCCGTGTTATTGTCAAAGGCGAGACCTCGACACTCGTGGAAGCTCGCCCCCTCACCGGCCGCACTCACCAGATTCGCGTACACCTGTCGCACTGCGGCCTGCCAATCATCGGCGATACCTCCTATGGAGGGCCCCAGGCATCCCGCATGATGCTTCACTGCCGTACCATGGCCTTCAACGGCCTTCACAACAAGCCAGTCTCGGCAACAGCACCCGTTGATACCCTTTTCCGCGATCTCTGTAGAGAACTGGGCATCGCTGCCGATCTTGACGTGTTCTAG
- a CDS encoding NUDIX domain-containing protein, with translation MEVRHKSRLFNGLVVDLEQLDVQIGSKGWHTYQIVRHPGGAAVLPLHDDDTVTLIRQLRPAVEEFTIEIPAGRLSPGENPIDCGRRELVEETGLTAAVLSPLGQIFTSPGVFDEIIHLFLATGLSQGVSQPDPYEDITTLRIPLSEALCMAQDGRISDGKTIAALLRAAAGRP, from the coding sequence ATGGAAGTTCGTCATAAATCCCGTCTGTTCAATGGGCTGGTGGTAGATCTGGAACAACTGGATGTACAAATCGGCTCCAAAGGCTGGCACACCTACCAGATCGTTCGGCACCCCGGCGGGGCAGCCGTTCTCCCTCTCCATGACGACGATACGGTGACCCTGATCCGTCAATTGCGCCCTGCGGTCGAAGAGTTCACCATTGAAATTCCGGCAGGCCGTTTGAGTCCGGGTGAAAACCCGATCGATTGCGGCCGTCGCGAACTGGTTGAAGAGACCGGGCTCACGGCTGCTGTCCTATCACCTCTCGGCCAGATATTTACCTCACCTGGCGTTTTCGACGAAATCATCCACCTCTTTCTTGCCACGGGCCTTTCTCAAGGGGTGTCCCAACCAGATCCGTATGAAGATATCACCACGCTACGAATCCCTTTGAGTGAAGCGTTATGCATGGCGCAGGATGGCAGGATCAGCGATGGGAAAACCATAGCCGCACTTCTTCGGGCTGCAGCGGGGCGGCCTTGA
- a CDS encoding dodecin flavoprotein encodes MYGSDRVYKKVEVIGVSKNGVEAAIQAALTKAHNTLEKVSWFEVQEVRGHVGDDGMVSEYQVILKVAFQLKD; translated from the coding sequence ATGTACGGTTCCGACAGGGTTTACAAAAAGGTGGAGGTAATCGGTGTGTCCAAGAACGGTGTCGAAGCAGCCATCCAGGCAGCTTTGACAAAGGCACACAACACACTGGAAAAGGTTTCCTGGTTTGAGGTGCAGGAAGTCCGTGGTCATGTGGGAGATGATGGCATGGTTTCAGAATACCAGGTGATTCTCAAGGTGGCATTTCAGTTGAAGGATTGA
- a CDS encoding prepilin-type N-terminal cleavage/methylation domain-containing protein, with protein MKKNAFSYLSLNGNVVCESVADAGQAWRELSVDNRGFTLIELIVVTAILGVLALMAIPAYNSYVNSSKIARAEGDIRTMENDITAYLVDRGTLPDNLNDIGRGTLRDPWGNPYEYYNFAVGGKTPLQDLGLHDLNSEFDLYSKGPDGASAADYSDPSSADDIVRSGDGGYVGNR; from the coding sequence ATGAAGAAAAATGCCTTTTCTTACCTGTCTCTAAATGGAAATGTTGTATGTGAGTCGGTTGCCGATGCCGGTCAGGCTTGGAGAGAACTTTCAGTGGATAACCGTGGTTTCACTTTGATAGAACTTATTGTGGTTACCGCTATCTTAGGGGTTTTAGCCCTCATGGCGATCCCTGCGTATAATTCGTATGTGAATTCATCGAAAATCGCCAGAGCAGAGGGTGATATCCGGACCATGGAAAATGATATCACTGCATATCTCGTAGACAGGGGAACTTTGCCCGATAACCTCAATGATATCGGCAGGGGAACTCTGCGTGACCCATGGGGAAATCCTTACGAATATTACAACTTCGCAGTTGGCGGGAAAACACCGCTGCAGGATCTGGGCCTTCATGACCTCAATTCTGAATTTGACCTTTACAGCAAAGGTCCGGATGGCGCGAGTGCGGCGGATTATTCTGACCCTTCAAGTGCCGATGATATTGTCAGATCTGGCGATGGTGGGTACGTTGGGAACAGATAA
- a CDS encoding ferritin — MNDQDQVCYTFEAAIEMAITMEEEGFRHYLNAIRILKNKGAKEILKDAAIDELHHKQQLELALLEGQISGEGMVQPVPTMNLGYVLAKKELTPNSDAREALAYAIHLEKGAIDFYTRMAQGCTGAPNASLFDRLLADESRHLQILEDLYEQHFLTEN, encoded by the coding sequence ATGAACGATCAGGATCAGGTCTGTTATACATTTGAGGCCGCAATTGAGATGGCCATCACCATGGAAGAGGAAGGGTTCAGACACTATTTGAATGCTATTCGCATATTGAAGAACAAGGGGGCCAAAGAAATCCTAAAGGATGCGGCCATTGACGAGTTGCATCACAAGCAGCAGTTGGAGTTGGCCCTCCTGGAAGGCCAGATATCAGGCGAAGGAATGGTACAACCCGTTCCGACCATGAATCTTGGCTACGTGCTCGCTAAAAAGGAATTGACACCAAACTCCGATGCGCGTGAGGCCCTTGCCTATGCCATCCATCTTGAAAAAGGTGCCATAGACTTTTACACCCGGATGGCACAGGGGTGTACCGGCGCTCCCAATGCAAGCCTGTTCGACCGGTTGCTTGCCGACGAGAGCCGTCACCTGCAGATCCTTGAAGACCTCTACGAGCAACACTTCCTGACGGAAAACTGA
- a CDS encoding NAD(P)H-binding protein gives MRVFIAGGTGFVGGHLCRELRKRGHEITLLTHSRKGSALDGCKMVEGDVTNADEYYREINGCDAVINLVGIIREFPAHGVTFEKLHVAATQAMITATHKAGVERYIQMSALGTRPNAVSRYHQTKWRAEELVRASDLAWTIFRPSVIFGPGDAFISMLAGYIRRYPAVPVIGDGMYRLQPIAAVDVCRCFAMALEMRETIGKAYELCGPDRLTYIELLDAIGTALGKSTVLKLKNPVGLLKLVTPMLQGFSFFPLSMDQIQMLIEENICNGDWRTTFDFDAQHFAAGISLYLREN, from the coding sequence GTGCGGGTATTTATCGCTGGAGGGACTGGCTTTGTTGGAGGTCATTTGTGCCGTGAATTACGAAAGCGTGGCCACGAAATTACTTTATTGACGCACAGCCGGAAAGGCTCTGCACTTGATGGGTGTAAAATGGTCGAGGGTGATGTCACCAATGCCGATGAATATTATCGTGAAATTAACGGCTGCGATGCAGTCATAAATCTTGTGGGGATTATCCGCGAGTTCCCGGCCCACGGGGTGACTTTCGAGAAGTTGCATGTCGCAGCAACCCAAGCCATGATAACTGCGACGCACAAGGCCGGCGTCGAACGTTACATCCAGATGTCGGCCCTTGGCACAAGGCCAAATGCAGTTTCTCGTTATCATCAGACCAAATGGCGCGCCGAAGAACTGGTGCGTGCTTCGGACCTTGCCTGGACCATCTTCCGGCCTTCGGTAATCTTTGGCCCGGGCGATGCCTTTATTTCCATGCTTGCCGGATACATCCGCAGATATCCTGCTGTTCCGGTTATTGGCGACGGGATGTATCGGCTGCAACCGATCGCTGCTGTTGATGTTTGTCGATGCTTTGCCATGGCGTTGGAAATGCGAGAGACCATCGGCAAGGCTTACGAACTCTGCGGTCCTGATCGATTAACCTATATTGAGTTGCTTGATGCAATCGGTACTGCCCTTGGAAAGTCTACGGTTCTCAAGCTGAAAAATCCTGTAGGGCTACTGAAACTGGTGACGCCAATGCTCCAGGGCTTTTCGTTTTTCCCGCTTTCCATGGATCAGATCCAGATGCTGATCGAAGAAAACATTTGCAATGGTGACTGGCGTACGACTTTTGATTTTGATGCGCAGCATTTTGCTGCCGGCATTTCCTTATATCTGCGCGAAAATTGA
- a CDS encoding EAL domain-containing protein → MSIGLKTRVAVAISALFVLFATLLAMYVHYASERDYRRTIATQQLLLVNSLAETIDDKLSVAQHALLAESAKVQTDIAANADKAQGFLDHQHSLHAIFDNGLFLFSTDGRLIAESPFLSGRRNRDISYRDYFQITMKTGKPIISAPYQSTHSPGHPAIMMTAPIFSEQGRIAAIMGGSLDLHGSNILVELPRRKMNNHGDLFLLSADGMVIIHPDKTMIMQRHWGGDNSQLAMVLKNPEGTTELVNARKQPVLASFKRLQRTPWIVVAEYPLTLMLAPLERAKQALRLVVLGSTIVVLVVVWLMMYYLMAPLSSFTRHVETLAENGSEEKLFRIKGVNEIATLATAFNSMVVALDSEHDALLESENNFKALAENAHEGMLIVVGLGIILYSNRQAAILLGRAISTLQNVSVESLVPDESRPRFMEYCLRACAGEQVEPVFECEVLRGDGVTIPVEVTCARTVWQGQPAELLVIRDISQRKLAETLLRENEERLFFLAHHDNLTELPNRLLCYDRLRQAISRARRAGQLVGLLFIDLDRFKNINDSLGHEIGDMLLREVAKRFSYWVRETDTVARLGGDEFVIILEEIEDARYAAMVAQKLIGILAQPIVVGGHELYISISIGITLFPSDSTDVDGLMKCADIAMYSAKENGRNNYQFYTTNMNRRTREMLDLEGELRRGLDHEQFMLYFQPQLSLATGALVGMEALVRWRHPVRGVVMPDRFIPLAEDNGLIVPLGEWVIHAACQQGKSWQQRGGVPFRVAVNISPRQFRYGNLSKVIAQALEQTGFDPSCLELEITESMIMGNVEAAVRIMEELNDMGVMLAIDDFGTGYSSLGHLKHFPISRLKIDKSFIRDISENANDAAIAAAIIALAHSMSLEVIAEGIETEEHLRLLRELGCEQGQGYLFSRPQPAHLLQSFLNL, encoded by the coding sequence GTGAGTATCGGGCTCAAAACTCGGGTTGCAGTTGCAATTTCGGCCCTCTTCGTCCTTTTTGCCACTCTGTTGGCAATGTATGTTCATTACGCCAGTGAGCGGGATTACCGCCGGACCATAGCAACCCAACAGCTTTTGCTCGTGAATTCGCTTGCAGAAACCATTGATGATAAGCTCTCAGTTGCCCAGCACGCATTGTTGGCCGAATCCGCCAAAGTTCAGACCGATATTGCTGCAAATGCCGACAAGGCGCAGGGTTTCCTGGACCATCAACATTCATTGCATGCCATCTTTGATAATGGACTCTTTCTTTTCAGCACTGATGGCCGGCTCATTGCTGAAAGCCCCTTCCTTTCCGGCCGTCGCAATCGGGACATTTCCTATCGGGATTATTTTCAGATTACGATGAAGACGGGGAAACCGATCATCTCCGCTCCATATCAATCGACCCACTCCCCAGGGCATCCGGCCATCATGATGACTGCTCCCATTTTCTCTGAGCAAGGACGCATTGCAGCAATCATGGGGGGGAGTCTGGATCTGCACGGTAGCAACATCCTCGTAGAACTCCCCCGCCGAAAGATGAATAACCATGGAGATCTGTTTTTGCTCTCGGCGGACGGGATGGTGATCATCCATCCCGACAAGACGATGATCATGCAACGTCACTGGGGAGGTGACAATTCTCAGCTGGCGATGGTTTTGAAAAATCCTGAGGGGACAACCGAATTGGTCAATGCACGCAAACAGCCTGTACTTGCTTCGTTCAAGCGCTTGCAGCGTACCCCCTGGATCGTGGTTGCGGAGTATCCTTTGACACTGATGCTGGCCCCCCTCGAACGGGCCAAGCAGGCTCTCCGCCTGGTGGTGCTGGGGTCTACCATTGTCGTACTGGTTGTGGTTTGGTTGATGATGTACTACCTGATGGCGCCGCTTTCTTCTTTTACACGGCATGTGGAAACACTCGCGGAAAACGGCAGTGAAGAAAAACTCTTCCGCATAAAAGGCGTTAATGAAATTGCCACGCTGGCAACGGCATTCAATTCCATGGTCGTTGCTCTTGACAGCGAGCATGATGCACTCCTGGAGAGCGAAAACAACTTCAAGGCACTTGCCGAGAACGCCCATGAAGGGATGTTGATTGTTGTCGGTCTCGGCATCATTCTTTACTCTAACCGACAGGCTGCAATTCTGCTCGGGCGTGCTATCTCAACGTTGCAGAACGTTTCGGTCGAGAGTCTCGTGCCAGATGAATCACGTCCTCGTTTCATGGAGTATTGTTTACGGGCTTGTGCCGGTGAACAGGTTGAGCCTGTCTTTGAGTGTGAAGTGCTCAGAGGGGATGGAGTGACGATACCCGTCGAGGTCACGTGTGCCCGCACGGTATGGCAGGGGCAGCCGGCAGAACTCCTGGTCATCCGCGACATTTCACAGAGAAAGCTGGCCGAAACCCTCCTTCGGGAAAATGAAGAGCGACTCTTTTTTCTCGCCCATCATGACAATCTTACCGAACTTCCCAATAGACTTCTCTGCTATGACCGATTGCGCCAGGCAATTTCTCGGGCGCGTCGCGCTGGCCAGTTGGTGGGGTTGCTGTTTATCGATCTGGACAGATTCAAAAATATTAACGATTCCCTCGGTCATGAGATCGGTGACATGCTGTTGCGCGAGGTTGCTAAGCGGTTCAGTTACTGGGTGCGCGAGACCGATACCGTTGCGAGGCTGGGCGGGGACGAATTCGTCATCATTCTGGAAGAGATCGAGGATGCACGGTATGCCGCCATGGTTGCCCAGAAGCTGATAGGCATTCTGGCACAACCGATCGTGGTCGGTGGGCACGAATTGTATATATCCATCAGTATCGGCATTACCCTGTTTCCTTCTGACAGTACCGATGTGGATGGTTTGATGAAATGCGCCGATATTGCCATGTATTCCGCCAAGGAAAATGGGCGCAACAATTATCAGTTTTACACCACGAACATGAACCGGCGGACCCGTGAAATGCTTGACCTGGAGGGAGAACTCCGCCGAGGGTTGGACCACGAACAATTCATGCTCTACTTTCAGCCCCAGTTGAGCTTGGCCACGGGAGCCCTGGTCGGTATGGAAGCGCTCGTGCGCTGGCGACATCCGGTACGGGGTGTTGTTATGCCGGACCGATTCATCCCCCTTGCCGAAGACAACGGCTTGATCGTACCCCTTGGTGAATGGGTCATCCATGCTGCCTGCCAGCAAGGCAAGTCATGGCAGCAACGGGGAGGAGTACCGTTTCGCGTGGCAGTAAACATTTCCCCCCGGCAGTTCCGATACGGGAATCTGTCTAAAGTGATCGCCCAGGCCTTGGAGCAAACAGGTTTTGACCCATCCTGTCTGGAACTGGAGATAACCGAAAGCATGATCATGGGGAACGTTGAAGCTGCGGTTCGGATCATGGAAGAGCTCAATGACATGGGCGTAATGCTGGCCATTGATGATTTTGGTACTGGATATTCATCCCTGGGTCACTTGAAGCACTTTCCCATCAGTCGGCTCAAGATCGACAAGTCGTTCATCCGTGATATTTCAGAGAATGCCAATGATGCGGCCATTGCCGCTGCCATCATTGCCCTGGCACACAGCATGAGCCTGGAAGTGATCGCGGAAGGGATAGAGACCGAAGAGCACCTGCGGCTTCTGCGAGAACTTGGGTGCGAACAGGGGCAGGGATATCTGTTCAGTCGCCCACAACCTGCTCACCTTTTGCAGTCTTTTCTCAATCTATAG
- the cbiQ gene encoding cobalt ECF transporter T component CbiQ: MGKLVSIMPEIGLLDTLAAKDSFLHRLDPRAKILTTLAFMVAVVSFDKYQLSALLPFFIFPVVMMSVGGISPTFLARKVLLLLPFILVMGFFNPIYDQTIVGSIGNVAVTGGWLSYFSMVIRFCLTVLAAFILIAVTGFSDVCLALERLGMPRVFAVQLLFLYRYLFVLSAEGGRMARARSLRSFAGKGLGMRVYASLVGHLLLRTFERAQRIYQAMLSRGFRGEFPPRRPLRFGLLDFLFVASWAMLFLLFRVVNVASLLGELISGVML, encoded by the coding sequence ATGGGGAAGCTGGTCAGTATCATGCCGGAGATCGGCTTGCTGGATACCCTGGCAGCAAAAGATTCATTTCTGCACCGGCTCGACCCCCGCGCAAAAATCCTGACAACCCTTGCTTTCATGGTTGCGGTGGTCTCCTTCGACAAATACCAACTTTCAGCCCTGCTGCCCTTCTTCATCTTTCCCGTGGTCATGATGTCCGTGGGAGGGATTTCGCCGACATTCCTGGCTCGCAAGGTGCTGCTTCTCCTGCCGTTCATTCTCGTCATGGGATTTTTCAATCCGATTTATGATCAAACTATTGTCGGAAGCATCGGTAACGTTGCAGTGACCGGAGGGTGGTTGTCATATTTTTCAATGGTAATACGTTTTTGTCTCACGGTCCTTGCTGCGTTTATCCTGATTGCGGTAACCGGATTCAGTGATGTCTGTCTTGCCCTCGAACGTCTGGGGATGCCCCGCGTGTTCGCAGTGCAACTGCTGTTTCTCTATCGCTATCTGTTCGTATTGTCGGCAGAAGGGGGGAGGATGGCTCGAGCACGGTCGCTTCGCTCCTTTGCCGGGAAAGGCTTGGGGATGCGTGTCTATGCATCGCTTGTCGGCCATCTGCTTCTCAGGACCTTCGAAAGGGCTCAACGGATCTATCAAGCCATGCTGTCGCGGGGGTTTCGCGGCGAATTCCCTCCCCGCCGGCCTTTGCGGTTCGGTCTGCTTGATTTTCTTTTTGTTGCAAGCTGGGCTATGCTCTTTCTTTTATTTCGGGTAGTGAATGTTGCTTCCCTGTTGGGAGAACTGATTTCGGGAGTAATGCTGTGA
- a CDS encoding ATP-binding cassette domain-containing protein, whose product MSHHLVEVKDLCYNYPDGTMALNGISFRITHGESVALVGANGAGKSTLLLHLNGILMASMGQVRIGDLPVTRATLAEVRRTVGMIFQDPDDQLFMPTVGEDVAFGPANLGLPREEVDERVRKALQKVGIEHLAGRPPYRLSGGEKRRAAIATVLALMPDILVMDEPTTGLDPLGRRQLIKLLADFHHTKIVATHDLDLVLDICPRTIVIKDGKIEADGSTTEIFRNSELLSACHLEMPLAMQGCPLCARIEPAEEVKENSP is encoded by the coding sequence GTGAGCCATCATTTGGTTGAAGTAAAGGATCTCTGCTACAACTATCCCGACGGGACAATGGCTTTGAACGGGATTTCGTTCCGTATCACCCATGGGGAGTCGGTTGCTCTGGTGGGCGCCAACGGAGCCGGGAAATCGACCCTGCTCCTGCACCTGAATGGCATACTGATGGCCAGTATGGGGCAGGTACGCATCGGTGATCTCCCGGTGACCCGGGCGACTCTGGCTGAGGTGCGCCGTACTGTGGGGATGATTTTTCAGGACCCTGATGATCAGCTGTTCATGCCGACGGTTGGCGAAGATGTGGCTTTTGGTCCTGCCAACCTCGGATTGCCGAGGGAGGAGGTTGACGAACGGGTCAGGAAAGCGCTGCAAAAAGTCGGGATAGAACACCTGGCCGGTCGTCCGCCGTACCGCCTGTCCGGGGGGGAAAAACGACGCGCTGCCATTGCCACGGTTTTGGCATTGATGCCGGATATTCTCGTGATGGATGAACCGACAACCGGTTTGGACCCCCTGGGCCGTCGCCAACTCATCAAGTTACTTGCTGATTTTCATCATACCAAGATAGTGGCTACCCATGATCTTGATCTGGTCCTGGATATCTGCCCGCGAACCATTGTCATCAAGGATGGCAAGATAGAGGCGGATGGGAGCACAACGGAGATCTTTCGCAACAGTGAGCTTTTGTCCGCGTGTCATCTGGAAATGCCTCTCGCAATGCAAGGGTGTCCGCTGTGCGCTAGGATAGAACCTGCTGAGGAGGTAAAGGAGAATTCCCCTTAA
- the radC gene encoding DNA repair protein RadC produces the protein MSGGIKGWPEGERPRERLIRQGSEGLSDAELLALILRTGDHAAKQSAIDLGRQLLKEFGDLRSLGSASIAEICRVKGIGPAKAVSIKAAIEIANRCTARTLSDGDRYTSPAQVFEHYYPHFRERRKEYVHALLLDGKNRVMRNLQISEGSLNQSIVHPREVFNPAVRDSAAAIIIVHNHPSGDPTPSREDLELTRRLKEAGELMGIRLLDHVIIGDGSYVSLADKGLL, from the coding sequence ATGTCAGGTGGGATCAAGGGATGGCCTGAGGGAGAGCGGCCACGGGAACGATTGATCAGGCAAGGCTCTGAAGGTTTAAGTGATGCCGAGTTGCTTGCCCTCATTCTGCGAACCGGCGATCACGCAGCCAAACAGAGTGCAATCGACTTGGGCAGGCAACTGCTCAAGGAGTTCGGCGACCTGCGCAGTCTCGGCAGTGCGAGCATAGCGGAAATCTGCCGCGTCAAGGGGATCGGTCCTGCCAAGGCGGTTTCAATCAAGGCCGCAATCGAAATTGCCAACCGCTGTACAGCCCGAACTCTGTCGGATGGTGACCGGTATACCTCGCCTGCACAGGTTTTTGAACATTACTACCCCCACTTCCGTGAGCGCCGGAAGGAGTATGTGCATGCCCTGCTCCTGGATGGCAAAAATCGGGTCATGCGGAATCTACAAATCTCTGAAGGATCGCTCAACCAAAGCATCGTTCATCCTCGCGAAGTCTTCAACCCCGCCGTCCGCGACTCGGCTGCCGCCATCATCATCGTCCACAATCATCCCTCAGGCGACCCGACCCCCAGCCGCGAAGATCTGGAATTGACCCGTCGACTCAAGGAAGCGGGCGAACTGATGGGAATCCGCCTCCTCGACCATGTCATTATCGGTGACGGCAGTTATGTCAGCCTTGCTGACAAAGGATTGCTTTAA
- the uppP gene encoding undecaprenyl-diphosphatase UppP — protein sequence MNPLHATILGALQGLTEVLPISSSAHLILVPWLLHWQESGITFDVALHLGTLLALCAYFWRDILELGLNFCDSFSTKGSRSSAQRLPFYIIVGTFPAAIVGKLFEEPIEAIFRASPMLIAILLVGFGILLAFADTIGAKRWKMERITFGAAITIGLAQCLALVPGVSRSGITITAALLLGYTRETAARFSFLLSLPIVAGAGILKLGHLIRHGMPAGELPSLIIGIAASAIFGYVSVAFLLKYVQKNSLYPFVWYRVLVGFGVIGYLFIFH from the coding sequence ATGAACCCGCTTCACGCGACCATTCTCGGTGCCCTGCAAGGGCTCACCGAAGTTTTGCCCATCAGCAGTTCAGCTCACCTGATTTTAGTTCCCTGGCTCCTCCACTGGCAGGAATCAGGAATCACCTTTGACGTCGCCCTCCACCTGGGGACTTTACTGGCGCTCTGTGCTTACTTCTGGCGAGATATCCTGGAACTCGGGCTCAATTTCTGTGATTCATTTTCAACAAAAGGAAGCAGAAGCAGCGCTCAACGCCTCCCCTTCTATATCATTGTCGGCACCTTCCCGGCAGCCATCGTTGGAAAGCTTTTTGAAGAACCGATCGAGGCCATCTTCCGTGCAAGTCCCATGCTCATCGCCATCCTCCTGGTCGGCTTCGGCATTTTACTCGCCTTTGCCGACACGATAGGGGCAAAACGCTGGAAAATGGAACGGATAACTTTTGGTGCAGCCATCACTATAGGCCTGGCCCAATGCCTGGCCCTTGTCCCCGGAGTCTCCCGCTCCGGAATAACCATAACGGCTGCGCTCCTCCTCGGATACACCCGCGAAACTGCAGCCCGTTTCTCTTTTCTCCTTTCACTTCCCATCGTTGCCGGGGCTGGCATCCTGAAACTGGGACATCTGATCAGGCACGGCATGCCCGCAGGTGAACTCCCTTCATTGATCATCGGAATTGCAGCTTCAGCCATTTTCGGTTACGTGAGTGTGGCTTTCCTCCTTAAATATGTGCAGAAGAATTCGCTCTATCCGTTTGTCTGGTACAGAGTACTGGTAGGCTTTGGAGTGATCGGGTATCTGTTTATCTTCCATTAA
- a CDS encoding DUF47 family protein gives MFGLIPKDEKFFAMFKEMTRNIIEGAQLLKDMMDNFEDPVGSQRRIKDVEHKGDSQTHDIIKKLNKSFVTPFDREDIYALSSALDDILDLIDASAQRFVMYNVEKPTAEAKELAFLILKSCQTIDKAVALLGGKLEPIAEYCVEVNALENEADRVCREAISRLFDEEKDPIQLIKWKEIYETLERATDKCEDAANILESVVVKNA, from the coding sequence ATGTTCGGACTCATTCCCAAAGACGAAAAGTTTTTTGCCATGTTTAAGGAGATGACCAGAAACATTATTGAAGGAGCGCAACTCCTCAAGGATATGATGGACAATTTTGAAGATCCTGTCGGGAGCCAGCGACGGATCAAGGATGTGGAGCACAAGGGAGACTCCCAGACCCATGATATCATCAAGAAGCTGAACAAGAGCTTTGTTACTCCATTTGACCGTGAAGATATCTATGCCTTGTCGTCGGCTCTCGATGACATACTTGACCTGATAGATGCCTCTGCCCAGCGCTTCGTCATGTACAATGTGGAAAAGCCGACCGCAGAGGCGAAAGAGTTGGCGTTTCTGATCCTCAAGTCGTGCCAGACCATCGATAAAGCGGTTGCCCTGTTGGGTGGGAAGCTCGAGCCCATAGCGGAATATTGCGTCGAGGTAAACGCCTTGGAGAATGAGGCGGACCGCGTCTGTCGCGAGGCAATCAGCCGGCTTTTCGACGAAGAGAAGGATCCTATCCAGCTGATCAAGTGGAAAGAGATTTACGAGACCTTGGAACGGGCCACGGATAAATGCGAAGATGCTGCCAACATACTCGAAAGTGTGGTGGTAAAGAATGCTTGA